The sequence below is a genomic window from Syntrophorhabdaceae bacterium.
TTGAGAGGTCTCAGTTTCACCTCTGTTCTTATTCCAAGCTCCTTCCGCGCTTCGTCGAGGAGTATATGAAGAGATTCTTTCAACTCTTCGCGTTGTTTCTCAGAAAGAGACGAAAAAATCTTACGTGGTCCCGCCAATTGTTTCGTCTGGCGGTACAGGGCCTCCCCCTGCTTCGTCAGCGCCACTCTGATGCCGTTTTTTCGATCAGGCTCATCAATCTTTTCTATTAATCCTGCTTTCTCCATTCTTTCCAGGAGCCCGTGAATGGAGTGTTGCTTTCGAAAAAGCCAGCGTGACAACTCTAGAGCCCGCGCGCTTCCACCTAAATCACTGATGATATGCAGGGTCGCAGAAGTTTCGGGAGTTATACCAAATTTACGCAGTTCTTTCCGCCTCGCTTTTTGTATGGTTTCCTCGGTCCTGCGTAGGAGCAACCGAAGATCAATTAATTCATTAGCATCTATAAGATTCTTCATGTCTTCACTCCCTTTTCCCAACCAAACGCGTGCGGAGATCTTTTCACACTCGTTTAAGATTTTCCGGCAAAATTGGCGACCCTTATCGCTCAACCAATTATAGAGCGACTATAATCGTAAAGTAAATACCTAAAAGTCAGAACACCAACGTCTGTCGTTTCGTCGGAAATGGTATCCTCTACGATATCAATACCGCCCTTTTCTCTTATCGACACATGTTGCAAGGATAGCTCACTCCTCCCAACCCGAAAGAACACCAAAGGGCTCCATATCGAGGATGGCAATAATTTGCTGAATCTTGCCATCATAAATCTTGAATAACTCCGAAATCAATACCGATTTTGGCGGTCGCTCCACTGTAGGCGCATCAGGAGGATAATAGCCAGGAGGCGTGTCGAGAAAAACATGGCAGACAACAATTCCGCGTTCTTCGTCAACGAGCAGGTAGCGGCGATTACGCACCACCTTGATCCAAGGGAACTTGTCCGGCGTCCGGTCGCAACCGGCCGGGTCCGGCATACCGGGTGTGCGCGTCGTACAGACACCTTGTTCGTATCGATCACTCTTGGGGTCCGCAAGAACGACGCTGCTGTCGTGCATTTCAAGGCCCTCCCAGTAGCTGTGGGCTATAGCTACCATATCATCCCTTGATGAACGCCTCGCTGGCTCCACTACCGTGTTGAGCGGCGGCATCAATTGAGACATGGCCTGAGGTTTCCACAATGCCGGCTTCCCGGCTTTAAGACACTCCGCTACATCGAGACCTTCTTCCCAACCTTCCGGCTTGTGGCCTACAATCATCTCGATACCGGTGATCTGTTTCTTCTCGACCCTGACTGCCAGTGCTAATATTCCCGTCTCTTTGCCCGTCTTTCCCGTCTCCTCCATAATGCCATAAAGAATTCCGTATCCACTTATCGGATCCGCAAAAATCTCTTCCGAGCTTATGGAAGAAAGTGTTTTCCAAAGGCTCTCCCCTAATCCCACGGCCTTACCGTTATATGTGATCTTCACGTTCGAGCCAAGGGGCAACCAGGAGGGGTTATGCGTCTTGAATGTACCCACAACGGCCTTGACCGTATAAATCAGGTATTGGCGATCGCTTATAGATGAACTACTCTCCATCGCTATGGGAGCAAGCGGTGCAGGCCTTACCTTAGGTGACAATGCGATCATATCGACCCTCCTGCCTGAAGAGTTTTTTTGCTCCACCTCTCTTGACATTCCACCATACGAAACCTCCTTTTTCGTATACTTGCCTAACAAGTTGCTCTTTCCGGTAAAGTATGCAGACTGCGCCAACGAAACCTTTGCTCGGTGTCCCCTGCGGACTCACCAATCTTCGATAGTGTTAGGAATCACTTGTCGCATTGCGATCGACCAATTCCATGAGTTCGCCCTTCAGTACGTCCATTGCGGCCTTGGCCATCATTTCAACGCCCGCCTCGGTCGGAGCATGTTTATAATTATCGGGATCATATCCCGCTGGCGGTACCCTGTTTGGATCAAAGGGATCCCGCACGACAGCGTCGAAGTCAATCACTCTATCGAAGACCCCGCTTTCCCGTATCCAGTTATTTACCGTATCCCGAGTATCCAGCTTCTGCGGGGTAACCCTCCCCTCAAACGTACCGCCTTTGTATATTTGCAGCGTACCGCCGATAACCCTGAGATTATGGGCCCGAGCCCGATCTACAATCTGTCTCAGCGCCACAATGATCTGATCGGATGTCCGCATCTGGTCCGCAGGGACCAAAATGAAACCTTTTTCTCTCATGCCGGGCAGAGATATATCGTTGTGCCCAATAAAGATCAACACATGGGTAGCTCCGCACACGGTGAGCACGTCTCGATCAAAACGCGCTATACCGCTCGACCACTGGTGCAGGCCCGTCTCACCGGGTTTCCCAAACGTGAGTGAACCGGCGTACCCGGACTGGTTCACCACCGCGAATCTGCCTTGACTTTCTTTTATGATCAAATCGGGCCAATTCGCTGACCTCGTATCGCCGAAGATAACAAGTACTGCTGGTTTGTTTGTCGAATAGACCTCGACACTGCTTACGATTGTCGGCTCAATTCTTGCTTCTTCCAGCGCACCGGGATCACCAGTGTGATTCCCTTCCGACAAATAACAGGCATTCAGAGAAGGCAGAACCTGGCTCTGGCCATCCGGGTCAACCGCCCTGTGATAGCCTGCCGTCACAGCTGGTTCTGGAAAGTAGATGCTGATATCTAACTCGGCCATGGGAGGCACTTTGAGTTCAACAGGATCACTAAGTATAGGGGCACCGGGATAGATTGTGGCTGTGGGAAATCCACCAAACGTGAGCGAATGCGAGGCACCGTCAGGCCCAACGCGTAGTGAAGCTGCCCCAAACTTAATGGGCGCGATCCCCCATTCATTGGAGAATCTTACACGCACTTTGGTTCCTCCAGCACTTATCACCACCCGATGGCGCAGGGTTTGCTTATTTACCACCAGTGAAGGTTCTGGCGCTTTTTCGAGCATCGCAGACCAAGTCGTTATCCAACCCTCTCCTCTACTTTTTGGTTTACACATGATCTCTGTTACCCCCTGCAGGAGCCGCCTAATGGCGCTAATCTTTATCCTGTTTTGCGAGCTCTTCACACGACCTCACGCTACGCCTTCAGAAAACACCCGTTTTTGGTCTGTGTTCCAACAGATCAACACCAGTTGCACTCCGTTATATACTTACAAGCCTCTATGGCTGCTGTAGCGCCATCACCGACTGCTGCGGCTACCTGCATAGCTGATTGGTGACGTATGTCTCCCGCGGCGAAAACCCCGGGGATACGGGTACCCATTTTGTAATTCACGAGAACACTTCCGGCCTTGTCCAATTCAACAGTCGCTTTGAGGTAATCAGTATTTGGCTCCATCCCGATCCAGACGAGCAAACCGTCAACCACCACCTGGGTCCTCCGCGCAGTATGAGCATCAACGAGCCATAGACTCCTGACCCGATCATCACCGAGAATAGCCTCAATCCTAGTACTCAGTCGTATTTCTATTTTTGGATGCGCAAACGCGCGTTCTTGTAGGAGTTTTGTAGCGCCACTGCGATCCATCGCCTCAATCACAATAACTTTTTTCACATAGCCCGCCAGATAGAGCGCTTCGGTCAGGCCGGAATCCCCGCTTCCCGCTACCGCTACAACCTGGTTGGCGAAGCCAGGACCATCACAGGTTGCACAGTAAAAGACTCCTCGTCCGGAAAACTCCTCCTCCCCCGGAACATGCAATTTCTTGTTGCGGGCTCCACCGGCTATAATAACTGCTTTGACAGCGTACTCCTCCTGCAGTGTCCTCACTATCCTGCGATCTCTCTCTATAGCAATCGAGGTAGCGGTATCAAATTCGAGATCAGCACCATAGGCTGTCGCATGTTCGAACATCCTTGTGCCCAAATCGGCGCCCGATATTCCTTCAGGGTAACTCGGGTAGTTTTCGATCTTCTCCCTGTCAGGCAGTTTTCCTCCGATTGTTTCTCTGTCCAGAAGCAGTGTCCGCAATCTATTGCGGCTCGTGTAGATACCGGCGGTTAACCCTGCCGGACCAGCACCGATAATAACGACGTCATAATTTTCGTTCATAACTTTCCTTTCGATCGCACATGTCCGTGCTACCCTCTGATTAGCTTCGTAGCCGAGTAGCTCGGTCCGAACGTCGGAATAAAACAGGAATGCTTTCCGTCCCCTCCAACTACCAACACCACGATGTTTTCTCTTTTTGCCAGCGGCACGTATTCGCTTTCCACAAAGTCACCGTACATCTCTTTACCCCCCTTCTTCCTTGCCATGATTTGTTCTTCGGGCATCCTATTAAGGGGAAATCGTGCGTACTCGAATATAAAATCCTTTATATCATTTTTTGAAAAACCATCTTCTGCCAGCCTCTTGGCGTGTTCAGGGCATAACACAAGAAGGGGTTCGCCCATGAAGGTCCAAAGATTATTATTACCTGGGGTGGCCATGGTTCCCGCTGCGGTCATTAAAATCCCCTTTCCTGTGAGACTCTCGGACTCATGGATATTGTGGGGGCCTTCCGCCGCGAAGACTGTAACCGTCGAGTCGTCCATATTGAACCCGCGTTCAACATGCAAGGGTTGCCAAGGATTTTGTTCTTCGTTCTCGGCCACGCAATAGGTATATTTCGCTGGCTGTCCTTGCGTCGATTTATCGACTTCGCCGGGAACAGCCCCACCCACGTTGAGCATGATCAGTCGCAAAGCTCTTCCGATCGTTGCGTTTGCCCGACCGCCGGGGCCGAAGGCACTGGCACCTCCGTTGATACCGAGTTTTTTTGCAATGGGACCATTAATCACAACCAAGGCGCCGCACGGATGTGTAGTTGTTTGAATCGCCAAAATTCCGAACTTCTCGTCGGTAATCGACTCCACCGCAGCGATAACAACCGGCAGGTACTCGGGCAAGCAGCCTGCCATGACAGCGTTGACCGCTATCTTCTCCACTGTCGCAGAGCCGTTCAACGGGGGGAGCGTGGCGATCAGTTCCTGCGGGTCTCTGTTTACCGAAGACAGCGCCCTCAATACCCGCTCTTCCGTAGGCGCAACGATGGGTAATCCGTCTGTCCATCCCTTTTCATAGAAAAGCTGGCTCGCTGCGTCTGCAGATTCATCGACTTCCAGCTGTTCCGAAAGTAATCTCGTCTTATTGGTCATGAGCCTGAACTCCTTTGTATTTAAGGCATTCCGTCTTTCGACTGTTTCTCCGACCTCGTATGAACAGGGCCTACAATCGCACCTAGCCAGTGAGGGCTTTTACTAATATATCGATCGACTTATCCGCTTTCTCCCTCACCTTTTCCGGCTCAAGGCCGCCGATGGGATGAGGAATCACCACGAGAGTCAGCGTGCTCAACCCCTTGGCCCTCGCCACAGTCTTAGCGAGGCCGACAAACTGATCACTCACAATGGCAGCGGTAGCTACACCACGTTTCTCAAATTCTATGGCATCGTGGATACACCACGATGTGCATGATCCTCAGTCACCAATCCCACTGATAACCGCGTGGCATGTCCTGGCCAGTTCATCAAGGCGATCCTGCGGCGTGGGATTTGAGGAGCCAAGATGGCCTTTTTTCACATGTATTACCTGGGCCAGATTATACTTCTGACGTAGCAATTCTTCCACCCTCTTCACGTAAACATCGAAGTTAGGTTTCCCATTATCTACAATACAGATCACCTTTCCGTTCAGGTCCCCGATGCGGGAGCTCACCTGGCATTTTGACGCCGGCAACACACCGGCAGGGCTGAGCACTTTTATGACCATTGTCGCTTCACCTCCCGAAATTGTTCCAATCCGTTAACCGCGATGGCCGTGTAGAAAGTATTTCTCATGGTTCTCTGCCTGTACTGTCACCAATATAATACTGTCTATAGATTTCTACATCCGCTTTGGCGTCAATGCCGCGGGCGGATATATCTTGAGTCTGGCCACCCTGTTGCCGCGAAACGTATACCACGCACTCACTCTATGCGCGACCCTATCACCTTTTTTGAGCGGTGTGATGTTATGATCGGGTACGTCTACCGTGGCATCCAGTTGAATAATAAGTTCCGCCGCCGCGACGTCGCCGGTGATCAGCAGTCTGACAGGGGTGATAGTTTCTTTGATGGCCTCTCCCCTGTGTACCCCCTTCATATAGTTAATTACGTTATCTCGACCC
It includes:
- a CDS encoding GDSL-type esterase/lipase family protein, with amino-acid sequence MRVRFSNEWGIAPIKFGAASLRVGPDGASHSLTFGGFPTATIYPGAPILSDPVELKVPPMAELDISIYFPEPAVTAGYHRAVDPDGQSQVLPSLNACYLSEGNHTGDPGALEEARIEPTIVSSVEVYSTNKPAVLVIFGDTRSANWPDLIIKESQGRFAVVNQSGYAGSLTFGKPGETGLHQWSSGIARFDRDVLTVCGATHVLIFIGHNDISLPGMREKGFILVPADQMRTSDQIIVALRQIVDRARAHNLRVIGGTLQIYKGGTFEGRVTPQKLDTRDTVNNWIRESGVFDRVIDFDAVVRDPFDPNRVPPAGYDPDNYKHAPTEAGVEMMAKAAMDVLKGELMELVDRNATSDS
- a CDS encoding FAD-dependent oxidoreductase — protein: MNENYDVVIIGAGPAGLTAGIYTSRNRLRTLLLDRETIGGKLPDREKIENYPSYPEGISGADLGTRMFEHATAYGADLEFDTATSIAIERDRRIVRTLQEEYAVKAVIIAGGARNKKLHVPGEEEFSGRGVFYCATCDGPGFANQVVAVAGSGDSGLTEALYLAGYVKKVIVIEAMDRSGATKLLQERAFAHPKIEIRLSTRIEAILGDDRVRSLWLVDAHTARRTQVVVDGLLVWIGMEPNTDYLKATVELDKAGSVLVNYKMGTRIPGVFAAGDIRHQSAMQVAAAVGDGATAAIEACKYITECNWC
- a CDS encoding MarR family transcriptional regulator yields the protein MKNLIDANELIDLRLLLRRTEETIQKARRKELRKFGITPETSATLHIISDLGGSARALELSRWLFRKQHSIHGLLERMEKAGLIEKIDEPDRKNGIRVALTKQGEALYRQTKQLAGPRKIFSSLSEKQREELKESLHILLDEARKELGIRTEVKLRPLKVSRRA
- a CDS encoding nuclear transport factor 2 family protein, with product MTKERLEQFYRDFSTKGYEYGALNYFTEDVVYENPGGLEYSGRDNVINYMKGVHRGEAIKETITPVRLLITGDVAAAELIIQLDATVDVPDHNITPLKKGDRVAHRVSAWYTFRGNRVARLKIYPPAALTPKRM